A stretch of the Microcebus murinus isolate Inina chromosome 6, M.murinus_Inina_mat1.0, whole genome shotgun sequence genome encodes the following:
- the EAPP gene encoding E2F-associated phosphoprotein: MNRLLDDYDPYAVEEPSDEEPALSSSEDEVDVLLHGTPDQKRKLIRECLTGESESSSEDEFEKEMEAELNSTIKTMENKLSSLGTGSSSGNQKVGTTPIKYYDDIYFDSDSEDEDKAAQVTKKKKKKQHRIPTNDELLYDPEKDNRDQAWVDAQRRGYHGFGLRRPRQQQPVPNSDAVLNCPACMTTLCLDCQRHESYKTQYRAMFVMNCSVNKEEVLRYKASENRKKRRGHKKMRSNCEDAAEQAETEVEEIYHPVVCTECSTEVAVYDKDEVFHFFNVLASHS, translated from the exons CTCTGAAGATGAAGTGGATGTGCTTTTACATGGAACTCCCGACCAAAAACGAAAACTCATTAGAGAATGTCTTACTGGAGAAAGTGAATCATCTAGTGAAgatgaatttgaaaaagaaatggaagctgAATTAAATTCTACCATAAAAACTATGGAGAACAAATTATCCTCCCTGGGAACAG GCTCCTCTTCAGGAAATCAGAAAGTTGGAACAACTCCGATAAAGTACTATGATGATATATATTTTGATTCTGATTCTGAGGATGAAGACAAAGCAG caCAGGtgaccaagaaaaagaagaagaaacaacacAGGATTCCAACAAATGATGAATTACTGTATGATCCTGAAAAAGATAACAGAGATCAAGCCTGGGTTGATGCACAGAGAAGGGG TTATCATGGCTTTGGACTACGGAGACCACGTCAACAACAACCTGTTCCAAATAGTGATGCTGTCTTGAATTGCCCTGCCTGCATGACCACATTATGCCTTGATTGTCAAAG GCACGAATCATACAAAACTCAATATAGAGCAATGTTTGTGATGAATTGTTCTGTTAACAAAGAGGAGGTTCTGAGATACAAAGCCTCAGAGAACAGGAAGAAGAGGCGGGGCCATAAGAAGATGAGGTCTAACTGTGAAGATGCTGCAGAGCAGGCAGAGACAGAGGTGGAAGAAATCTATCACCCAGTCGTGTGCACCGAATGTTCTACGGAAGTGGCAGTCTACGACAAGGATGAAGTCTTtcatttcttcaatgttttagCAAGCCATTCCTAA